The Neorhodopirellula lusitana genome includes a window with the following:
- the eboE gene encoding metabolite traffic protein EboE: MPPVKRSDPSSAILAGADPSTWTLGYCTNIHPGVEVDEICANLAAVSAEVTQRRAGSNQSLPVGLWIPHAASVQLRRHGMQPLIDTIAKHNFLPFTINGFPYENFHQERVKHSVYQPTWWQDDRLTYTRDLAKILAELLPEDVNMGTISTLPLGWPKQLDETAEPTDGVPVYRDINEEEQHHAGTNFRRLAEDMRMLEDRTGKRIVIAIEPEPGCLLQRSQEVVDWFNRELPDPTHRRYIGVCHDICHAAVMMEDQREVLERYANAGIVLGKVQVSSAIVADWQDILATDREAALDQLRNLAEDRYLHQTGRVKSDGAFELAEDLPDLLDNLPADGIPKDDRKWLVHFHVPIFLERFGHLETTHNQIKQTVDAVRELTARKESPKSGGAKPLQFTGHWEVETYAWSVFPDSLRQGDLAISDDMTRPQAMARDIAHELDWFESILKK, translated from the coding sequence ATGCCACCTGTTAAACGATCCGATCCTTCGTCCGCAATCCTGGCTGGTGCCGATCCATCAACGTGGACGCTTGGATATTGCACTAATATCCATCCGGGTGTGGAAGTCGACGAAATTTGTGCCAACCTGGCTGCTGTTTCCGCCGAGGTCACCCAACGTCGAGCCGGCTCGAACCAGTCGCTGCCGGTCGGCCTGTGGATCCCACACGCGGCTTCCGTTCAGTTGCGACGTCATGGCATGCAGCCGCTGATCGACACGATTGCCAAGCACAACTTCTTGCCGTTCACGATCAACGGATTTCCTTACGAAAACTTCCATCAAGAGCGTGTGAAGCACAGCGTCTATCAACCGACTTGGTGGCAAGACGATCGGCTGACATACACTCGCGATCTCGCCAAAATCCTGGCGGAATTGCTCCCCGAAGACGTCAACATGGGAACGATCAGCACGCTCCCCCTGGGGTGGCCCAAACAGCTCGATGAGACTGCCGAACCCACCGATGGCGTGCCGGTCTATCGCGACATCAACGAAGAAGAACAGCACCACGCGGGCACCAACTTTCGCCGATTAGCCGAAGACATGCGGATGCTGGAAGACCGCACCGGCAAACGCATTGTCATCGCGATCGAGCCCGAACCCGGCTGCCTGCTCCAGCGTTCCCAAGAGGTTGTGGACTGGTTCAATCGAGAACTCCCCGATCCGACCCACCGACGTTATATCGGCGTTTGCCACGACATCTGTCACGCCGCGGTCATGATGGAAGACCAGCGTGAGGTGCTGGAGCGTTACGCCAACGCAGGCATTGTGTTGGGTAAGGTTCAGGTCAGCAGCGCGATTGTGGCCGATTGGCAAGACATTCTGGCGACGGATCGCGAAGCGGCACTGGACCAACTGCGAAACCTGGCCGAGGATCGCTATCTTCATCAAACCGGTCGCGTGAAGAGCGATGGGGCGTTCGAACTGGCGGAAGACCTGCCCGATCTTCTGGACAACCTTCCAGCCGACGGCATTCCGAAGGACGATCGCAAATGGCTTGTCCATTTTCACGTGCCGATCTTTTTGGAGCGGTTTGGGCACCTTGAAACCACCCACAACCAAATCAAACAAACCGTTGACGCGGTGCGCGAACTTACCGCTCGCAAAGAGTCTCCTAAATCCGGCGGGGCAAAACCGCTTCAGTTCACCGGTCACTGGGAAGTCGAAACCTACGCTTGGTCGGTCTTCCCCGACTCGCTGCGCCAGGGCGATCTTGCCATCAGCGATGACATGACCCGGCCCCAGGCGATGGCTCGTGATATCGCTCATGAGCTCGACTGGTTTGAATCCATTCTGAAGAAGTAA
- a CDS encoding competence/damage-inducible protein A, with product MAHLNAEIISIGDEMIRGARLDTNTQWLSRRLAEVGVDVQFHTTVGDTLSHNTDVFRIAMRRADIVVTTGGLGPTRDDLTREAVAEALGRPLTLDEPSLQHIQELFARYGRQMPERNEVQAMFPLGAKPIHNPQGTAPGIDVIATREDGTESRVFALPGVPAEMKTMFDESVVPAILDRSTKKQFIRHLVMKFFGIGESDMEQRLGEMIARDREPRVGITVSSATISLRISALASTVEECEKTIAVTRAEILERVGELYFGDGESFEQQHAVDATLRDLGQRLAVIELGRAAPLGDWFAGLGDSPAFSGGLSLGNHADLCRITDVQWDGDPGATGDQDETIQKCFDVVGQRFEADWILLVGDYPALQSDHDRVQPPEEVTFTVRDPAGGIHQQSKRLGGHPSIVHPRIAKAALMFLRECLAEAIKS from the coding sequence ATGGCTCATTTGAACGCAGAAATTATCTCGATCGGCGACGAAATGATTCGGGGAGCGCGATTGGACACCAACACACAGTGGCTAAGCCGCCGGCTGGCCGAGGTGGGGGTCGATGTCCAATTTCATACCACCGTGGGTGACACGCTTTCGCACAATACCGATGTCTTTCGAATCGCGATGCGACGGGCTGACATCGTCGTGACAACAGGCGGATTGGGGCCAACTCGCGATGATTTGACTCGCGAAGCCGTCGCCGAGGCCTTGGGCCGGCCGCTGACGTTGGACGAACCATCGCTACAGCATATTCAGGAGCTATTTGCCCGCTATGGACGCCAGATGCCTGAACGCAATGAAGTCCAGGCAATGTTCCCGCTCGGAGCCAAACCGATCCATAATCCCCAGGGCACGGCTCCCGGAATCGACGTGATCGCAACTCGGGAGGACGGGACCGAGTCGCGTGTTTTTGCTTTACCGGGTGTCCCGGCCGAAATGAAAACCATGTTCGACGAGTCGGTGGTGCCCGCCATTTTGGATCGAAGCACCAAGAAGCAGTTCATTCGTCACCTGGTAATGAAGTTCTTCGGCATTGGCGAAAGCGATATGGAACAGCGTCTCGGCGAGATGATCGCGAGAGACCGCGAGCCACGCGTTGGCATCACGGTGAGTTCGGCCACGATCTCGCTTCGCATCAGCGCGTTGGCGAGTACGGTCGAGGAATGCGAGAAAACGATCGCGGTCACCCGCGCGGAAATCCTTGAGCGTGTTGGTGAGTTGTACTTTGGCGATGGCGAATCGTTTGAACAGCAGCATGCCGTCGACGCAACCCTTCGCGACCTCGGCCAGCGTCTCGCCGTGATTGAACTGGGCCGTGCCGCTCCGCTGGGCGACTGGTTCGCCGGACTCGGTGACAGCCCTGCGTTTTCGGGCGGACTGTCGTTGGGAAACCATGCGGATTTGTGTCGGATCACTGATGTGCAGTGGGATGGTGATCCGGGGGCGACCGGTGACCAAGACGAAACAATCCAAAAGTGTTTCGATGTGGTTGGCCAGCGTTTCGAGGCGGACTGGATTCTGTTAGTCGGTGACTATCCCGCCCTGCAATCGGACCATGACCGAGTGCAGCCTCCCGAAGAAGTTACCTTCACGGTGCGCGATCCGGCTGGAGGAATCCATCAACAATCCAAACGTCTGGGCGGTCATCCGAGTATTGTGCATCCGCGAATCGCCAAAGCGGCGTTGATGTTCTTGCGGGAATGTTTGGCTGAGGCGATCAAGAGCTAA
- a CDS encoding molybdenum cofactor biosynthesis protein MoaE — MQIDIQIRLTKGPIHSPQAFPPISIENAGAVVTFRGVVRSTEKPPSEKPTDPAPGFEESIAGLQYQVYEPMTSQELHRLALQQCRQHGVLAMDIEHSFDFVAAGECSFVLQVASRHREAGIRCMDDFIAEMKRHVPIWKIPHWKN, encoded by the coding sequence ATGCAAATTGACATCCAAATCCGGTTAACGAAGGGACCAATCCACTCGCCCCAAGCATTCCCACCGATCTCGATCGAGAACGCGGGAGCGGTGGTGACCTTTCGAGGCGTGGTCCGGTCGACAGAGAAACCGCCCTCTGAAAAACCAACGGATCCAGCACCGGGTTTCGAGGAATCGATCGCGGGACTTCAGTACCAAGTTTACGAACCGATGACGTCGCAAGAACTGCATCGCTTGGCACTGCAACAGTGCCGCCAACATGGCGTGCTTGCCATGGATATCGAGCACAGCTTCGACTTTGTCGCCGCGGGTGAATGCTCGTTCGTTCTGCAGGTTGCTTCGCGGCATCGTGAAGCGGGCATTCGCTGCATGGACGACTTTATCGCTGAAATGAAGCGACACGTCCCAATCTGGAAAATCCCGCACTGGAAAAACTAG
- a CDS encoding MoaD/ThiS family protein yields the protein MTPGDPHADSSNNQLMVLVFGPQSQTVGLDRLPVACGSLPISASDLMKQIATQHPQLEPSLGVSRLAVNHEFADDNMLIGQDVEVALVGLISGG from the coding sequence ATGACACCGGGAGACCCGCACGCCGACAGCAGCAACAACCAGCTCATGGTTTTGGTCTTTGGCCCTCAGTCACAAACCGTTGGACTGGACCGGCTTCCAGTCGCTTGTGGGTCGCTGCCCATCTCGGCGAGTGACCTGATGAAGCAAATCGCGACGCAACACCCCCAGTTAGAACCGTCACTGGGCGTCAGCCGTTTGGCTGTGAATCATGAGTTTGCCGACGACAACATGCTCATCGGCCAGGATGTTGAGGTGGCGTTGGTGGGTTTGATCAGTGGCGGATGA
- a CDS encoding SMP-30/gluconolactonase/LRE family protein, whose amino-acid sequence MRHWNLILVIALLVSCTTTPLTFAQNAPESSSRRERPVATSYPTKGRVETLDDALEQLVEKDASIEVIGTGFTWCEGPVWVPASDGTANAQVDGCDSASGCLLFSDIPRNTIFRWTPERGTEPFMQPSGYTGIHYYGLEPGSNGLTLDHQGRLCLCEHGDRRISVLESHGGKRTLVDSFQGKRLNSPNDLVLDSKGNLYFTDPPYGLPEREKDKTRELDHFGVYRLSTTGEITLLTGELTRPNGIGLSPDQKTLYVAQSDPSLPAVFKIALNDHGKTGPLVELFNASSFMKEYPGLPDGMAVHSTGTLFVSGPGGIYVIQPDGKLIGRLLTEGRTSNCTFDDKEDWLYITNDDSLCRIRMARSL is encoded by the coding sequence ATGCGTCATTGGAATTTGATCCTCGTCATTGCGTTGCTGGTGTCCTGCACAACAACGCCGCTGACGTTCGCGCAAAACGCCCCCGAATCCTCAAGCCGTCGCGAACGCCCAGTCGCTACCTCCTATCCAACCAAGGGTCGCGTGGAAACGCTGGATGATGCCTTGGAACAATTGGTTGAGAAGGATGCATCGATCGAGGTTATCGGGACTGGATTCACATGGTGCGAGGGCCCCGTGTGGGTTCCTGCATCGGACGGGACTGCGAATGCTCAAGTAGATGGCTGCGACTCAGCGAGTGGTTGTTTGTTGTTCTCGGACATCCCACGCAACACCATCTTTCGCTGGACACCCGAACGTGGAACCGAACCGTTCATGCAACCAAGTGGTTACACCGGAATTCATTACTACGGTTTGGAACCCGGCAGCAACGGCTTGACCCTCGATCACCAAGGCCGCTTGTGCTTATGCGAGCACGGCGATCGTCGAATTTCAGTCTTGGAATCACATGGTGGCAAACGGACGTTAGTTGACTCATTTCAAGGCAAACGACTGAACAGCCCGAACGATCTGGTGTTGGATTCCAAAGGCAATCTCTATTTCACTGACCCACCATACGGGCTTCCCGAACGTGAAAAAGACAAAACTCGAGAACTCGACCACTTCGGCGTCTACCGGCTTTCGACAACCGGTGAAATCACGCTGCTAACCGGGGAACTCACTCGTCCCAATGGGATCGGCTTGTCACCTGACCAGAAGACCCTCTATGTCGCCCAAAGCGACCCGAGCCTACCTGCCGTATTCAAGATTGCACTAAACGATCACGGCAAAACTGGCCCACTCGTTGAGCTATTCAACGCGTCGTCATTCATGAAGGAATACCCCGGACTTCCTGACGGGATGGCCGTGCATTCAACGGGTACTCTTTTCGTAAGCGGTCCCGGCGGTATCTACGTGATCCAGCCTGACGGGAAGCTGATCGGACGTCTACTGACCGAGGGTCGCACCAGCAACTGCACCTTCGATGACAAAGAGGATTGGTTGTACATCACCAATGACGATAGCCTGTGTCGGATTCGAATGGCACGTTCCCTTTGA
- the purM gene encoding phosphoribosylformylglycinamidine cyclo-ligase: protein MAATYKDAGVDLDVYAESMSRLPRHMHRTFSPRVMRSDGGFAGLFKLDFGGKLFARNYEDPVLVSGTDGVGTKLVLAQSLNLHDTVGIDLVAMCVNDLICTGAEPLFFLDYVAMGRDDPARLERIVSGISDGCVEGDMALLGGETAIMPDMYGTDDYDLAGFAVGVVERKRLIDGKQIAEGDVVLGLSASGVHSNGFSLLRKVVKDAGLTWEDRPEDLSPQCGDATLGEICLTPTRIYVSAIRTIQSHYRVKQVLHGVAHITGGGIQENLDRILPKNVDAAIDPKSWTPNPIFGWLTERGGVEESEMRRVFNMGIGMALVVNEYYAANITAQMESLGIECRQIGNITSGTGKVNYT from the coding sequence ATGGCCGCGACCTACAAAGACGCCGGAGTCGATCTCGACGTTTACGCTGAATCCATGAGCCGCCTACCGCGACACATGCACCGCACATTCAGCCCCCGAGTCATGCGCAGCGACGGGGGGTTTGCTGGGCTCTTCAAGCTCGATTTCGGTGGCAAGCTCTTCGCTCGAAATTACGAAGATCCGGTTCTGGTTAGCGGTACCGATGGCGTCGGCACCAAACTCGTGCTCGCTCAGTCACTCAACCTGCATGACACCGTCGGCATCGATTTGGTCGCGATGTGTGTCAACGACCTGATTTGCACCGGTGCTGAGCCGCTGTTCTTCTTGGATTACGTTGCGATGGGACGTGACGATCCAGCGCGACTGGAACGTATCGTGTCTGGAATTAGCGACGGCTGCGTCGAAGGCGACATGGCACTTCTGGGCGGTGAAACTGCAATCATGCCCGACATGTACGGCACCGACGATTACGACTTGGCCGGATTCGCGGTTGGTGTCGTCGAACGGAAGCGGCTGATTGACGGCAAGCAAATTGCCGAAGGCGATGTCGTGTTGGGCTTGTCCGCTTCGGGCGTTCACAGCAACGGTTTCTCGCTGCTACGAAAAGTCGTGAAGGATGCCGGGCTAACTTGGGAAGATCGTCCCGAAGATTTGTCACCCCAATGTGGCGACGCCACGTTGGGCGAGATTTGTCTTACACCAACTCGCATTTATGTTTCGGCCATCCGTACGATCCAGTCGCACTACCGCGTTAAGCAAGTTTTGCATGGCGTTGCCCACATCACCGGTGGCGGTATTCAGGAAAACCTGGACCGCATCCTGCCCAAGAATGTGGACGCGGCGATCGACCCCAAATCTTGGACTCCCAATCCGATCTTCGGTTGGTTGACCGAACGAGGCGGCGTTGAGGAATCCGAAATGCGGCGTGTCTTCAACATGGGCATTGGCATGGCCTTGGTCGTCAACGAGTACTACGCCGCCAATATTACCGCCCAAATGGAATCGCTTGGTATCGAGTGTCGCCAAATTGGCAACATCACCAGCGGTACCGGCAAGGTGAATTACACCTAG
- a CDS encoding prepilin peptidase — protein MLGILDAPVQAWLNLPIAASTTLLVVFGLVAGAIANFVITTLCWEPRPISPWVKIADWPLDEDQQKVAASLPPRRFLDRVPVLGWLRLSRESELFGRGFWIRPLLIELSLVFAFLWMHEAWLTGYLFPESTAAGTIAACRPWMALVFFFHAILLTLMTAATFIDFDERTIPDVITIPGTIFGIVLASITPYVFIPGELPAAVAPVTFQHPLALSPWWMTGGGLAIGLLIWTTWCFALADRRVILRHGWTKAFEYFMARLTRHSSWKVLAAIWATGVIGVIAVHQIGGTHWLGMLSSLIGLAVGGGIIWAVRLVGSWAMQMEAMGFGDVTLMAMVGSFIGWQGSIIAFFLAPLAAIVIVLVRYIITRDHQTPFGPYLCAGTALTVLWWDRVYNQSFRITIAIMGSTLFWFSAMMLVLLGVMLWAMRWFKQRFLYN, from the coding sequence ATGCTCGGAATTCTTGACGCTCCCGTCCAAGCTTGGTTGAACCTGCCCATCGCCGCCAGCACCACTTTGTTGGTCGTGTTTGGCTTGGTGGCTGGAGCCATTGCCAACTTTGTGATCACCACCCTTTGCTGGGAACCGCGACCGATCTCACCTTGGGTGAAGATCGCCGATTGGCCGCTTGATGAAGATCAGCAAAAGGTTGCCGCCAGCCTTCCCCCGCGTCGATTCCTTGATCGTGTTCCTGTGCTCGGGTGGCTGCGACTGAGCCGGGAATCGGAGCTCTTTGGGCGAGGATTCTGGATCCGTCCACTGCTAATTGAACTGTCATTGGTGTTCGCGTTTCTTTGGATGCACGAAGCCTGGCTGACTGGCTATTTGTTTCCCGAGTCCACCGCTGCAGGCACGATTGCTGCATGTCGACCGTGGATGGCGTTGGTATTCTTCTTCCACGCCATCTTGTTGACGTTGATGACGGCGGCCACGTTCATTGACTTTGATGAGCGCACCATCCCCGACGTCATCACGATTCCCGGAACAATCTTCGGGATCGTGCTCGCCTCGATCACACCCTATGTGTTCATCCCCGGCGAACTTCCTGCCGCGGTGGCACCGGTCACCTTCCAGCACCCACTCGCTCTGTCGCCTTGGTGGATGACCGGCGGCGGGCTGGCGATCGGACTGCTGATTTGGACCACTTGGTGTTTTGCGTTGGCGGACCGTCGCGTGATCTTGCGACATGGATGGACCAAAGCGTTTGAGTATTTCATGGCCCGGCTAACCCGTCATTCCAGCTGGAAAGTGCTGGCCGCGATTTGGGCGACTGGAGTGATCGGAGTGATTGCCGTCCACCAAATCGGCGGCACCCACTGGTTGGGCATGCTGTCGTCGTTAATCGGGCTGGCCGTCGGTGGTGGCATTATCTGGGCCGTGCGTCTGGTCGGCAGCTGGGCGATGCAGATGGAAGCGATGGGCTTCGGCGACGTGACCCTGATGGCAATGGTGGGCAGCTTCATAGGTTGGCAAGGATCGATCATCGCCTTCTTCTTGGCACCGCTCGCTGCGATCGTGATTGTACTCGTGCGATACATCATCACCCGCGACCATCAAACTCCGTTTGGCCCGTACCTCTGTGCTGGCACGGCGTTAACGGTTTTGTGGTGGGATCGCGTTTACAACCAAAGCTTCCGCATCACGATCGCGATCATGGGCAGCACCCTGTTCTGGTTCAGCGCCATGATGCTGGTCTTGCTCGGCGTGATGCTATGGGCGATGCGTTGGTTCAAACAACGCTTTCTCTACAACTAA
- a CDS encoding sugar phosphate isomerase/epimerase family protein — MSIRPNRRQFARACGLGILATGAVSTPLVWNPTWVHAGTGVESTAVPPIALNTSTLRGHQLSVPDQVQVVADAGYDGIEPWIRDLRQFVDGGGKLTDLKKQLDDAGLQMSGAIGFAKWIVEDPQQRAAGLEEARRDMAMVRELGGVRMAAPPIGAHNADAIGGNGGLDLNTVASRYRALLEVGKEMGVTPLLELWGFSPTLSQLSELAYVSTAAKHPDAAVLPDFYHIYKGGNDMVSLGMIEASRMPLFHINDYPAEPPIAEIADRDRVFPGDGVCPLVETIAMLLRNGFAGTFSLELFNPEYWKRPAAEVASEGYQKSKRVIDQAIAMANH, encoded by the coding sequence ATGTCGATCCGTCCGAACCGTCGTCAGTTCGCCCGCGCTTGTGGGCTCGGGATACTTGCCACCGGAGCGGTCTCGACACCTCTGGTTTGGAACCCAACTTGGGTGCATGCGGGAACCGGTGTTGAATCAACTGCGGTACCGCCCATTGCGCTGAACACCAGCACGTTGCGTGGGCACCAGCTTTCCGTTCCGGATCAAGTCCAGGTCGTGGCGGATGCTGGCTACGACGGCATCGAGCCATGGATCCGCGATCTGCGGCAATTTGTAGATGGTGGCGGCAAGCTAACCGATCTAAAGAAGCAGCTTGATGATGCCGGTTTGCAAATGTCCGGCGCGATCGGGTTCGCAAAATGGATCGTGGAAGATCCTCAACAACGCGCCGCGGGCCTAGAAGAGGCTCGGCGAGACATGGCAATGGTCCGCGAGTTGGGTGGCGTGCGAATGGCGGCGCCACCAATCGGGGCTCACAACGCTGATGCGATTGGTGGAAACGGAGGTCTGGATCTCAACACGGTGGCGTCCCGCTATCGAGCGCTTTTGGAAGTGGGTAAAGAGATGGGAGTCACGCCCCTGTTGGAACTTTGGGGCTTCTCACCGACGCTGAGCCAGTTGAGTGAACTGGCGTATGTCAGTACCGCCGCGAAGCATCCTGATGCAGCTGTGCTTCCTGACTTCTATCACATCTATAAAGGCGGCAACGACATGGTCTCGCTCGGCATGATCGAAGCCTCACGCATGCCGCTTTTTCATATCAACGACTATCCCGCTGAGCCGCCGATCGCTGAAATTGCAGACCGCGATCGGGTGTTTCCTGGCGATGGTGTTTGCCCATTGGTCGAAACGATTGCGATGTTACTTCGCAACGGTTTTGCAGGCACGTTTTCGCTGGAGTTGTTCAATCCTGAATACTGGAAACGCCCGGCGGCCGAGGTCGCTTCGGAGGGGTACCAAAAATCAAAACGAGTGATCGATCAGGCCATCGCGATGGCAAACCACTAA
- a CDS encoding EF-hand domain-containing protein, producing the protein MNFSKTLLLITIAAFTPTAMAQRGGGDRGGERGGDRGGDRGGDRGGDRGGDRGGRGGDRGGDRGGDRGGDRGRGGPGGGFDASSFLSRLDRNGNGKIDPDEQEGPAGGMIRRLESIDPKIKAGQSIPLSRVTEAFDKMRGQGGDRGRDDDRNRSSNDDESDMLELLVPGFGIDEPVIGVPGFGPAGEISLVPVEDEDREKAAEVLRRYDRNRDGQLDEGELKRGTFWGNPLDFDRNKDRKLSADELATRQSVRRNREEAQKSASNNDRDRRRGRDDSDEPVLEDFEGRRSYRVYAAPSAEGLPRFFNERDLNADGQVSMSEYTSDWTSSRIAEFYSWDGNGDGVITTAEAQSGSNRGLIASTAPRGVRPETNKPRASESSADTGPVEPSEKMIAYARNIIQRYDKDEDGALIETEWKSMLLSPAAADADGDGRLTVMEYAGYWEAKRKQ; encoded by the coding sequence ATGAATTTCTCAAAAACCCTTCTATTGATTACGATTGCTGCGTTCACGCCTACCGCCATGGCCCAGCGAGGCGGTGGGGACCGAGGTGGCGAGAGAGGCGGAGACCGTGGAGGAGACCGGGGCGGTGATCGCGGTGGAGATCGAGGTGGCGACCGCGGTGGTCGCGGAGGCGATCGTGGTGGTGATCGAGGCGGAGACCGTGGCGGCGATCGTGGACGCGGGGGACCAGGCGGCGGCTTTGATGCCTCCAGCTTCCTGTCTCGACTGGATCGCAACGGAAACGGAAAAATCGACCCCGATGAACAAGAGGGACCCGCTGGCGGCATGATCCGACGATTGGAATCCATCGACCCCAAAATCAAGGCCGGGCAATCCATTCCGCTGTCCCGAGTCACCGAGGCTTTTGACAAAATGCGAGGGCAAGGAGGCGACCGTGGCCGGGATGATGACCGCAACCGATCCAGCAACGATGACGAATCCGACATGCTCGAGTTGCTGGTGCCTGGATTCGGGATCGATGAACCCGTAATCGGCGTTCCAGGATTTGGCCCCGCAGGCGAAATCTCACTGGTTCCCGTCGAAGACGAAGATCGCGAGAAAGCCGCCGAAGTCCTTCGACGCTATGACCGCAACCGAGACGGGCAACTGGACGAAGGAGAACTCAAACGAGGCACCTTTTGGGGCAACCCGTTGGACTTTGATCGCAACAAAGATCGCAAGCTCTCTGCGGATGAACTTGCGACACGCCAGTCTGTCCGCCGAAATCGCGAGGAAGCTCAAAAATCGGCATCGAACAATGACAGGGATCGGCGTCGCGGACGAGATGATTCCGATGAACCCGTCCTGGAGGACTTCGAAGGCCGGCGTTCCTACCGCGTTTACGCTGCCCCATCTGCCGAAGGTCTGCCACGCTTCTTTAATGAACGAGACTTGAATGCCGACGGGCAGGTATCGATGAGTGAGTACACATCGGATTGGACCTCGTCTCGGATCGCGGAGTTTTACAGTTGGGACGGCAACGGCGACGGTGTCATCACAACGGCTGAAGCTCAATCGGGATCCAACCGCGGCCTGATCGCCAGCACGGCTCCAAGAGGCGTTCGCCCCGAAACCAACAAGCCTCGCGCCAGCGAATCGTCTGCCGATACCGGTCCGGTCGAGCCGAGTGAGAAGATGATCGCTTATGCTCGCAACATTATTCAGCGATATGATAAGGACGAAGACGGGGCACTGATCGAGACTGAATGGAAGTCGATGTTGCTGTCGCCCGCCGCTGCCGACGCCGATGGCGATGGCCGCCTCACGGTGATGGAGTATGCTGGTTACTGGGAAGCAAAGCGAAAACAGTAA